The following coding sequences lie in one Lolium perenne isolate Kyuss_39 chromosome 2, Kyuss_2.0, whole genome shotgun sequence genomic window:
- the LOC127335161 gene encoding uncharacterized protein, which yields MFPLLGDLRRRLLASAPRPPPLHRLSTTTSTPATRVPNTPVAVLWDLAASRPPSKLPLYDSAVRLHLAASSFGRLRLSVAFLHPTHRLPALDPSADAKQLCRVCGRGFRARDALLRHFDTIHTREHAKRLERIESARGDRRVRLAASLSLKLSKYAKAARELTAGASPGSPADELHRAGVSAELSRYPSASLRERAQEVLDEGSVRCLMLVSGQDALSPLLRLAREKGVRLVVVGGESGLARWADVGFTWSQVIAGKPRTAAPSLSGKWRDRDVLKRLEWRYEEDDDEEDVVFEEDGDLDGSEELVGSTNRKPWWKLESDGEDSCIGG from the coding sequence ATGTTCCCGCTGCTCGGCGATCTCCGGCGACGCCTTCTCGCCTCAGCCCCTAGACCACCACCCTTGCACCGcctctccaccaccacctccaccccgGCAACCCGCGTCCCTAACACCCCGGTGGCCGTCCTCTGGGACCTCGCCGCCTCTCGCCCGCCCTCCAAACTCCCCCTCTACGACTCCGCCGTCCGCCTCCACCTCGCCGCCTCCTCCTTCGGCCGCCTCCGCCTCTCCGTCGCGTTCCTACACCCCACCCACCGGCTCCCCGCCCTCGACCCGTCCGCCGACGCCAAACAACTCTGCCGCGTCTGCGGCCGCGGTTTCCGCGCCCGCGACGCGCTGCTCCGCCACTTCGACACCATCCACACCCGCGAGCACGCCAAGCGGCTCGAGCGCATCGAGTCCGCCCGCGGCGACCGCCGCGTGCGCCTCGCCGCGTCCCTCTCCCTCAAGCTCTCCAAGTACGCCAAGGCCGCCCGCGAGCTCACCGCCGGCGCGAGCCCCGGGTCCCCCGCCGACGAGCTCCACCGAGCCGGAGTCAGCGCGGAGCTCTCCAGGTACCCGTCGGCCTCCCTTCGGGAGCGCGCGCAGGAGGTGCTCGACGAAGGGTCTGTGAGGTGCCTGATGCTGGTGTCGGGGCAGGACGCGCTCTCCCCTCTGCTCAGGCTCGCGAGGGAGAAGGGCGTGCGCTTGGTGGTCGTTGGCGGGGAGTCCGGGCTCGCAAGGTGGGCCGACGTGGGGTTCACCTGGTCCCAGGTGATCGCCGGGAAGCCCAGGACGGCGGCGCCATCCCTGTCTGGGAAATGGCGGGACAGGGATGTGCTTAAGAGGCTGGAATGGAGGTATgaagaggacgacgacgaggaagatgTGGTGTTTGAGGAGGATGGCGATTTGGATGGGTCGGAGGAGTTGGTGGGGAGCACAAACCGAAAGCCATGGTGGAAGCTGGAGTCTGACGGCGAGGACTCCTGCATTGGTGGTTGA